A window of Streptomyces sp. DG1A-41 contains these coding sequences:
- the tuf gene encoding elongation factor Tu, with translation MAKAKFERTKPHVNIGTIGHIDHGKTTLTAAITKVLHDAYPDLNEASAFDQIDKAPEERQRGITISIAHVEYQTETRHYAHVDCPGHADYIKNMITGAAQMDGAILVVAATDGPMPQTKEHVLLARQVGVPYIVVALNKADMVDDEEILELVELEVRELLTEYEFPGDDVPVVKVSALKALEGDKEWGNSVLELMNAVDTAIPEPERDVDKPFLMPIEDVFTITGRGTVVTGRIERGVLKVNETVDIIGIKQEKTTTTVTGIEMFRKLLDEGQAGENVGLLLRGIKREDVERGQVIIKPGSVTPHTEFEAQAYILSKDEGGRHTPFFNNYRPQFYFRTTDVTGVVTLPEGTEMVMPGDNTEMKVELIQPVAMEEGLKFAIREGGRTVGAGQVTKINK, from the coding sequence GTGGCGAAGGCGAAGTTCGAGCGGACTAAGCCGCACGTCAACATCGGCACCATCGGTCACATCGACCACGGTAAGACGACCCTCACGGCCGCCATTACCAAGGTGCTGCACGACGCGTACCCGGACCTGAACGAGGCCTCGGCCTTCGACCAGATCGACAAGGCTCCTGAGGAGCGCCAGCGCGGTATCACCATCTCCATCGCGCACGTCGAGTACCAGACCGAGACGCGTCACTACGCCCACGTCGACTGCCCCGGTCACGCGGACTACATCAAGAACATGATCACGGGTGCGGCGCAGATGGACGGCGCCATCCTCGTGGTCGCCGCCACCGACGGCCCGATGCCGCAGACCAAGGAGCACGTGCTCCTGGCCCGCCAGGTCGGCGTTCCGTACATCGTCGTCGCCCTGAACAAGGCCGACATGGTGGACGACGAGGAGATCCTGGAGCTCGTCGAGCTCGAGGTCCGTGAGCTCCTCACCGAGTACGAGTTCCCGGGCGACGACGTTCCCGTCGTCAAGGTCTCCGCTCTGAAGGCCCTCGAGGGCGACAAGGAGTGGGGCAACTCCGTCCTCGAGCTCATGAACGCCGTCGACACCGCCATTCCGGAGCCGGAGCGCGACGTCGACAAGCCGTTCCTGATGCCGATCGAGGACGTCTTCACGATCACCGGTCGCGGTACGGTCGTCACCGGCCGTATCGAGCGTGGTGTCCTGAAGGTCAACGAGACCGTGGACATCATCGGCATCAAGCAGGAGAAGACCACCACCACGGTCACCGGCATCGAGATGTTCCGCAAGCTGCTCGACGAGGGCCAGGCCGGTGAGAACGTCGGTCTGCTCCTCCGTGGCATCAAGCGCGAGGACGTCGAGCGCGGCCAGGTCATCATCAAGCCGGGCTCGGTCACCCCGCACACCGAGTTCGAGGCGCAGGCCTACATCCTGTCCAAGGACGAGGGTGGCCGCCACACGCCGTTCTTCAACAACTACCGCCCGCAGTTCTACTTCCGTACGACGGACGTGACCGGCGTGGTGACCCTCCCCGAGGGCACCGAGATGGTCATGCCGGGTGACAACACCGAGATGAAGGTGGAGCTCATCCAGCCCGTCGCCATGGAGGAGGGCCTGAAGTTCGCCATCCGTGAGGGTGGCCGGACCGTGGGCGCCGGCCAGGTCACCAAGATCAACAAGTGA
- a CDS encoding helix-turn-helix domain-containing protein has product MDTQNPNVPSHAHTPVTGKKHPNRRHPHTGLAHDHTRHTTRFTVIGNHLAQHQELSLLAIGLGVHIQSLPAGARVDIKSLAARFPEGTTRIAAALRELVAHGYLRRERERVPGGRIVTRTISCNQPGRRAEDTHAPVRRAHAPRKRTPAKPLPTVPAPACPSPTLLQQATDLLADLRRHDPRLFLSAHDTAHLAPGVAAWLERDLTPTAARHALTTDLPPQQLRRPAALLAHRLADRLPPPPPFRAPSPPPAVRHPFQTCDGCDRAFRAPAPGRCHDCEATGRPPA; this is encoded by the coding sequence ATGGATACGCAGAACCCTAACGTGCCCTCGCACGCCCACACCCCCGTAACCGGGAAGAAGCACCCGAACCGGCGGCACCCCCACACCGGCCTGGCTCACGATCACACCCGCCACACCACCCGCTTCACGGTGATCGGCAACCACCTCGCCCAGCATCAGGAGCTGTCGCTGCTCGCGATCGGGCTGGGCGTGCACATCCAGTCGCTCCCCGCGGGCGCCCGAGTCGACATCAAGTCCCTCGCCGCCCGTTTCCCGGAGGGCACGACCCGTATCGCCGCAGCTCTGCGCGAGCTGGTGGCCCACGGCTACCTGCGGCGCGAGCGCGAACGCGTCCCCGGCGGCCGGATCGTCACCCGCACGATCTCCTGCAACCAGCCCGGCCGCCGTGCGGAGGACACCCACGCCCCGGTACGGCGAGCGCACGCCCCGAGGAAGCGGACCCCCGCAAAACCTCTCCCCACCGTCCCGGCCCCCGCCTGCCCCTCCCCCACTCTCCTCCAACAGGCCACGGACCTCCTAGCGGACCTCCGCCGCCACGACCCCCGCCTGTTCCTCTCCGCCCACGACACCGCCCACCTGGCCCCCGGCGTCGCCGCCTGGCTCGAACGCGACCTCACTCCGACCGCCGCACGCCACGCCCTGACCACCGACCTCCCGCCCCAGCAACTGCGCCGCCCGGCCGCCCTCCTGGCCCACCGCCTCGCAGACCGACTTCCGCCACCGCCCCCGTTCCGGGCGCCCTCACCACCGCCGGCCGTCCGTCACCCCTTCCAGACCTGCGACGGCTGCGACCGTGCCTTCCGCGCACCGGCCCCCGGCCGCTGCCACGACTGCGAAGCGACCGGTCGACCACCGGCCTGA
- the nshR gene encoding NshR/TsnR family 23S rRNA methyltransferase, which produces MTELETITHISDPAMQRIIDITKHSRSSIKTTLIEDTEPLAQCISAGVELIEVYSSDTSPVSPELLALCERHNVPVRLVDSSIVNQLFKGERKARTFGVARVPRPARFSDIASRNGDVIILDGVKIVGNIGAIVRTSLALGASGIILVDSDLTSIADRRLLRASRGYVFSLPIVLSSREDAIDFIRNSGLRLLAMEADGDLSVKDLADDKERIAMLFGSEKGGPSDSFKEVASSTVSIPMINSTESLNVSVSVGIALHERAQQNFAAAHPG; this is translated from the coding sequence ATGACCGAGTTGGAAACCATCACGCATATCTCCGACCCTGCGATGCAGCGAATCATCGATATCACCAAGCACTCGCGGTCCAGCATCAAGACCACGTTGATCGAGGACACCGAACCGCTTGCGCAGTGCATTTCCGCAGGGGTGGAGTTGATCGAGGTCTACAGCAGCGACACCAGCCCCGTGTCCCCCGAGTTGCTCGCGCTGTGCGAGCGGCACAACGTACCGGTCCGACTCGTCGACTCATCGATCGTGAACCAGCTGTTCAAAGGGGAGAGGAAAGCCAGGACGTTCGGCGTCGCACGTGTCCCCCGCCCGGCCAGGTTCAGCGACATCGCGAGCCGGAACGGGGATGTCATCATCCTCGACGGGGTGAAGATCGTCGGGAACATCGGAGCGATCGTGCGCACCTCCCTGGCGCTCGGAGCGTCGGGGATCATCCTTGTCGACAGTGATCTCACCAGCATCGCCGACCGGCGTCTGCTGAGGGCCAGCCGAGGCTACGTGTTCTCGCTCCCCATTGTCCTTTCCAGCCGGGAGGACGCCATCGACTTCATCCGGAACAGCGGTCTGCGGCTGCTCGCGATGGAGGCCGACGGCGATCTCTCCGTGAAGGACCTCGCCGACGACAAGGAGCGGATCGCCATGCTGTTCGGCAGTGAAAAGGGCGGGCCCTCGGACTCCTTCAAGGAAGTGGCCTCGTCCACGGTATCGATCCCGATGATCAACTCCACCGAGTCCCTCAACGTCTCGGTCTCGGTCGGGATCGCGCTGCACGAGAGGGCCCAGCAGAATTTCGCGGCGGCTCATCCCGGATGA
- the rpsG gene encoding 30S ribosomal protein S7 codes for MPRKGPAPKRPVIIDPVYGSPLVTSLINKVLLNGKRSTAERIVYGAMEGLREKTGNDPVITLKRALENIKPTLEVKSRRVGGATYQVPVEVKPGRANTLALRWLVGYSRARREKTMTERLLNELLDASNGLGAAVKKREDTHKMAESNKAFAHYRW; via the coding sequence ATGCCTCGTAAGGGCCCCGCCCCGAAGCGCCCGGTCATCATCGACCCGGTCTACGGTTCTCCTCTGGTGACCTCCCTGATCAACAAGGTGCTGCTGAACGGCAAGCGCTCCACCGCCGAGCGCATCGTCTACGGCGCCATGGAGGGCCTGCGCGAGAAGACCGGCAACGACCCGGTCATCACGCTGAAGCGCGCTCTCGAGAACATCAAGCCGACCCTCGAGGTCAAGTCCCGCCGTGTCGGTGGTGCCACCTACCAGGTCCCGGTCGAGGTCAAGCCCGGCCGTGCCAACACCCTGGCGCTGCGCTGGCTCGTCGGTTACTCCCGCGCCCGTCGCGAGAAGACCATGACCGAGCGTCTGCTCAACGAGCTCCTCGACGCCAGCAACGGCCTGGGTGCCGCTGTGAAGAAGCGCGAGGACACGCACAAGATGGCCGAGTCCAACAAGGCCTTCGCGCACTACCGCTGGTAG
- a CDS encoding RHS repeat-associated core domain-containing protein — protein MLAYSYAYDEESRTTVATDSLGYSITYTFNEDYRPVREIDPLGHVVSRNWDENGRLVALTDPLGRTTSFSHDSQGNITHVVRPDGGVVRREYDENGQVTKVVQPDGSTWESAYDDRGNRIAVVDPLGGTTSFTFDGNGALTGITDALGVLQQALVNDAAGLVVGRTDQLGATSRFRRDAFGRITELTDAFGQVTRVGWTLEGRISWRHLPDGTSERWSYDPEGNPLDYSSSNGRRTNYANAHFDLCTLRENEDGSSERYEYDTELRLRSVTNAVGQNWTYIYDGVGRIISETDYNGRTLTYRYDAAGQLVERTNGAGETTRFRYDALGNVVATEAAGSTTTYEYDLLGQLVRARNADVELTREHDAVGRLLAESWNGREVRSEYDNTGRRTARRTPSGATTEWTYEPGRRSMVQDIGGHDVAFHYDVVGREVERVLGEATRLTHEWDADRMVTTQRVVTRGEDLRERVYRHRSDGLMASVTDTVRGERAFEFDHAGRVTAARGGAGGDEAYRYDALGNLTGFSASEPLGDEENAPGDRTYSGTVIERADRTFYRHDRQGRLVRRVTKLLSGGRREWRYAWNAEDQLTDVLTPDGRHWHYTYDPLGRRIAKQLLVDDTTILEQVAFFWDADDLAEQTDGHVSLTWDWGDGQVPISQRVRGTGPIGPDTPQDQIDERFYAIVTDLLGTPTELVDPEGDVVWTQSTTLWGVRLAASGGSGIECPLRFPGQYFDAETGLHYNHHRYYEPGTARYLSPDPRGRTPAPNHYAYVKNPLQWKDPLGLKAPCTVNLYHGTYGSAADNILANGINPSISPRPMDFGFGGFYVTNDPAQALKWAKRLADSNKDVPAVLHFRVPKSELDKLDGKIFDGPSDELSDFIRRHRLDRSGADMHSYELVEGPMLRNVSDFKRGAEGVFNGHQVAIYSERAARLFDNSFLRRWGP, from the coding sequence GTGCTCGCCTACTCCTACGCGTATGACGAGGAATCGCGCACCACGGTGGCGACGGATTCCCTCGGTTACTCGATCACATACACGTTCAACGAGGACTACAGGCCCGTTCGCGAGATCGATCCTCTGGGGCATGTGGTCAGCAGGAACTGGGACGAGAACGGGCGCCTTGTCGCGCTCACCGACCCACTCGGGCGCACCACCTCCTTCAGCCATGACTCACAGGGCAACATCACGCACGTCGTCCGCCCCGACGGGGGCGTCGTGCGCCGGGAGTACGACGAAAACGGCCAAGTGACGAAGGTGGTGCAGCCGGACGGCAGCACTTGGGAGTCGGCGTACGACGACCGGGGCAATCGCATCGCGGTCGTCGACCCGCTGGGCGGGACCACGTCCTTCACGTTCGACGGCAACGGGGCGCTCACCGGCATCACCGACGCATTGGGCGTCCTTCAGCAAGCCCTTGTCAATGACGCCGCGGGCCTTGTCGTCGGCCGCACGGACCAACTGGGTGCCACCAGCAGGTTCAGGCGCGACGCCTTCGGTCGCATCACCGAACTTACCGACGCATTCGGCCAGGTCACGCGGGTCGGCTGGACTCTGGAGGGGCGCATTTCCTGGCGTCACCTCCCTGATGGGACGTCGGAGCGATGGTCCTACGACCCCGAGGGCAATCCGCTCGATTACAGTTCCTCGAACGGCCGCCGTACGAACTATGCGAACGCGCATTTCGACCTCTGCACGCTGCGGGAGAACGAGGACGGAAGTTCCGAGCGCTACGAGTACGACACCGAACTGAGGCTGCGGAGCGTCACCAACGCCGTCGGCCAGAACTGGACCTACATATACGACGGCGTCGGCAGGATCATCTCGGAGACCGACTACAACGGCCGCACCCTGACCTACCGCTACGACGCGGCGGGACAACTGGTCGAGCGGACCAACGGGGCAGGCGAGACGACGCGGTTCAGGTACGACGCTCTCGGCAACGTCGTCGCCACGGAGGCAGCCGGCAGCACTACGACCTACGAGTACGACCTGCTCGGTCAGCTCGTCCGGGCCCGCAACGCGGACGTCGAACTCACCCGCGAGCACGACGCGGTCGGTCGCCTGCTCGCAGAGTCCTGGAATGGCCGGGAAGTGCGGTCCGAGTACGACAACACTGGGCGCCGTACCGCCCGTAGGACCCCCAGCGGCGCCACGACCGAGTGGACGTACGAGCCTGGGCGGCGCTCGATGGTGCAGGACATCGGCGGACACGATGTCGCTTTCCACTATGACGTCGTCGGCCGCGAGGTCGAGCGAGTCCTGGGCGAGGCCACGCGCCTGACCCATGAGTGGGACGCGGACCGGATGGTCACCACTCAGAGGGTTGTGACCAGGGGCGAAGATCTTAGGGAACGTGTCTACCGGCACAGGTCGGACGGCCTGATGGCGTCGGTGACGGACACCGTGCGCGGCGAACGTGCCTTCGAGTTCGACCATGCCGGGCGGGTGACGGCCGCTCGAGGCGGGGCAGGCGGGGACGAGGCCTACCGGTACGACGCCCTGGGTAACCTGACCGGCTTCAGTGCGTCGGAACCGCTGGGCGATGAGGAGAACGCGCCCGGCGACCGCACCTACTCCGGCACCGTCATCGAGCGGGCCGACCGCACGTTCTACCGGCACGACCGCCAGGGGCGGCTGGTCCGTCGAGTGACGAAACTGCTCTCCGGCGGCCGCCGCGAATGGCGATACGCCTGGAACGCCGAGGACCAGCTCACGGACGTTCTGACACCGGACGGCCGCCACTGGCACTACACCTACGACCCCCTCGGTCGGCGCATCGCCAAGCAACTGCTGGTGGACGATACGACGATCCTGGAGCAGGTGGCCTTCTTCTGGGATGCGGACGACTTGGCTGAGCAGACAGACGGGCACGTCAGCCTGACGTGGGACTGGGGCGACGGGCAGGTGCCGATCAGCCAGCGGGTGCGGGGGACCGGTCCGATCGGCCCGGACACCCCGCAGGACCAGATCGACGAGCGCTTCTACGCGATCGTCACCGACCTCCTGGGCACTCCCACAGAACTGGTCGACCCTGAAGGTGACGTCGTCTGGACGCAGTCGACGACACTGTGGGGCGTGCGGCTCGCAGCGTCCGGCGGCAGCGGCATCGAGTGCCCCCTGCGGTTCCCGGGTCAGTATTTCGACGCGGAAACCGGGCTGCACTACAACCATCACCGCTATTACGAGCCAGGCACGGCACGCTACCTGAGCCCAGACCCCCGGGGACGTACGCCCGCGCCGAACCACTATGCGTACGTCAAGAATCCACTGCAGTGGAAGGACCCGCTCGGGCTGAAAGCCCCCTGCACGGTAAATCTGTACCATGGCACCTACGGAAGCGCCGCGGACAACATCCTAGCCAATGGAATCAATCCGAGCATTTCGCCTCGGCCGATGGACTTCGGCTTCGGTGGATTCTACGTGACAAATGATCCAGCGCAGGCCCTGAAGTGGGCGAAACGACTGGCGGACAGTAATAAGGACGTTCCTGCGGTGCTCCATTTCCGGGTGCCCAAGAGCGAGTTGGACAAGCTTGATGGCAAGATATTCGATGGCCCGAGTGATGAGCTTTCTGATTTCATCAGACGTCATCGTCTGGATCGGAGCGGAGCCGACATGCACAGCTATGAACTGGTCGAGGGCCCCATGCTCAGAAACGTGAGCGACTTCAAGAGAGGGGCGGAGGGTGTCTTCAATGGACATCAGGTAGCCATTTACTCGGAGCGAGCCGCCCGATTGTTCGATAATTCGTTCTTGCGGAGATGGGGTCCATGA
- a CDS encoding DUF397 domain-containing protein, with protein MIRKASAEDVSELAWFKSSYSDGPDGNSCVEIAIVPRTVHVRDSKHTEGPRLALAPEAWSDFVASV; from the coding sequence ATGATCCGCAAGGCTTCTGCCGAGGACGTCTCTGAACTGGCGTGGTTCAAGAGCAGTTACAGCGACGGCCCCGATGGCAACTCCTGCGTCGAGATCGCGATAGTGCCCCGCACTGTGCACGTCCGCGACTCCAAGCACACCGAAGGCCCCCGGCTTGCGCTTGCGCCGGAGGCCTGGTCGGACTTCGTGGCGTCCGTCTAG
- the fusA gene encoding elongation factor G: MATTSLDLARVRNIGIMAHIDAGKTTTTERILFYTGVSYKIGEVHDGAATMDWMEQEQERGITITSAATTCHWPLEDVDHTINIIDTPGHVDFTVEVERSLRVLDGAVTVFDGVAGVEPQSETVWRQADRYGVPRICFVNKLDRTGAEFHRCVDMISDRLGAQPLVMQLPIGAEADFKGVIDLVTMKALVWSAEATKGEMYDTVDIPDTHIEAAEEYRGKLLEGVAENDEELMELYLEGTEPTVEQLYAAIRRITIASGKGGGTTVTPVFCGTAFKNKGVQPLLDAVVRYLPSPLDVEAIEGHDVKDPEQVIARKPSDEEPLAALAFKIMSDPHLGKLTFVRVYSGRLHSGTQVLNSVKGKKERIGKIYRMHANKREEIESVGAGDIVAVMGLKQTTTGETLSDDKSPVILESMDFPAPVIQVAIEPKSKGDQEKLGVAIQRLAEEDPSFQVHSDEETGQTIIGGMGELHLEVLVDRMRREFKVEANVGKPQVAYRETIRKAVEKVEFTHKKQTGGTGQFARVIIAVEPIEGGDASYEFINKVTGGRVPKEYIPSVDAGAQEAMQFGILAGYEMTGVRVTLLDGAYHEVDSSELAFKIAGSQAFKEAARKASPVLLEPMMAVEVTTPEDYMGEVVGDINSRRGQIQAMEERAGARVVKGLVPLSEMFGYVGDLRSKTSGRASYSMQFDSYAEVPRNVAEEIIAKAKGE, encoded by the coding sequence ATGGCTACCACTTCGCTTGACCTGGCCAGGGTCCGCAACATCGGGATCATGGCCCACATCGACGCGGGCAAGACGACCACCACCGAGCGGATCCTGTTCTACACCGGCGTTTCGTACAAGATCGGTGAGGTCCACGACGGCGCTGCCACCATGGACTGGATGGAGCAGGAGCAGGAGCGTGGCATCACGATCACCTCTGCTGCCACTACCTGCCACTGGCCGCTGGAAGACGTCGACCACACCATCAACATCATCGACACGCCGGGCCACGTCGACTTCACCGTCGAGGTGGAGCGTTCGCTGCGCGTGCTCGACGGTGCCGTGACGGTGTTCGACGGCGTCGCCGGCGTTGAGCCCCAGTCCGAGACGGTGTGGCGTCAGGCGGACCGCTACGGCGTTCCGCGTATCTGCTTCGTCAACAAGCTCGACCGCACCGGCGCCGAGTTCCACCGCTGCGTCGACATGATCTCCGACCGCCTGGGCGCGCAGCCGCTGGTCATGCAGCTGCCGATCGGTGCCGAGGCGGACTTCAAGGGCGTCATCGACCTCGTGACGATGAAGGCCCTGGTCTGGTCGGCCGAGGCGACCAAGGGTGAGATGTACGACACCGTCGACATCCCTGACACCCACATCGAAGCTGCCGAGGAGTACCGCGGCAAGCTGCTCGAGGGCGTCGCCGAGAACGACGAAGAGCTGATGGAGCTGTACCTGGAGGGCACCGAGCCCACCGTGGAGCAGCTCTACGCCGCGATCCGTCGCATCACCATCGCGTCCGGCAAGGGTGGCGGCACCACCGTCACGCCCGTGTTCTGTGGCACCGCGTTCAAGAACAAGGGCGTTCAGCCCCTGCTCGACGCGGTCGTGCGCTACCTGCCCTCCCCGCTCGACGTCGAGGCCATCGAGGGCCACGACGTCAAGGACCCGGAGCAGGTCATCGCGCGCAAGCCGTCGGACGAGGAGCCCCTCGCCGCGCTCGCGTTCAAGATCATGAGCGACCCGCACCTCGGCAAGCTCACCTTCGTCCGGGTCTACTCGGGCCGCCTGCACTCCGGCACCCAGGTGCTGAACTCGGTGAAGGGCAAGAAGGAGCGCATCGGCAAGATCTACCGCATGCACGCCAACAAGCGTGAGGAGATCGAGTCGGTGGGCGCCGGCGACATCGTCGCCGTCATGGGCCTGAAGCAGACCACCACCGGTGAGACGCTGTCCGACGACAAGAGCCCGGTCATCCTGGAGTCCATGGACTTCCCGGCGCCGGTCATCCAGGTCGCCATCGAGCCCAAGTCGAAGGGCGACCAGGAGAAGCTCGGCGTCGCGATCCAGCGCCTGGCCGAGGAGGACCCGTCCTTCCAGGTCCACTCGGACGAGGAGACCGGCCAGACCATCATCGGCGGCATGGGCGAGCTGCACCTCGAGGTGCTGGTCGACCGTATGCGCCGTGAGTTCAAGGTCGAGGCCAACGTCGGCAAGCCGCAGGTCGCGTACCGCGAGACCATCCGCAAGGCCGTCGAGAAGGTCGAGTTCACCCACAAGAAGCAGACGGGTGGTACCGGCCAGTTCGCCCGCGTCATCATCGCGGTCGAGCCGATCGAGGGCGGCGACGCCTCGTACGAGTTCATCAACAAGGTGACCGGTGGCCGTGTGCCGAAGGAGTACATTCCTTCGGTGGACGCCGGTGCGCAGGAGGCCATGCAGTTCGGCATCCTCGCCGGTTACGAGATGACCGGTGTCCGCGTGACGCTGCTCGACGGTGCCTACCACGAGGTCGACTCCTCCGAGCTCGCGTTCAAGATCGCCGGTTCGCAGGCCTTCAAGGAGGCCGCGCGCAAGGCCAGCCCCGTGCTGCTCGAGCCGATGATGGCCGTCGAGGTCACCACGCCCGAGGACTACATGGGTGAGGTCGTCGGTGACATCAACTCCCGCCGTGGTCAGATCCAGGCCATGGAGGAGCGGGCCGGTGCCCGCGTCGTGAAGGGCCTCGTGCCCCTTTCGGAGATGTTCGGATACGTCGGCGACCTGCGCAGCAAGACGTCCGGCCGTGCGAGCTACTCCATGCAGTTCGACTCCTACGCCGAGGTTCCGCGGAACGTCGCCGAGGAGATCATCGCGAAGGCCAAGGGCGAGTAA
- a CDS encoding helix-turn-helix transcriptional regulator, which produces MDPDDEWGVAVIATVGRQLKLRREAVGMRAAESGTAVGYGEDMVYKIEGGKRIPRQDYLVRADEVLGAGGLIAATWEDVKRVRYPKSVRALAELEGKAVELGVYVGLSIHGLLQTPEHARALFEAWQPPYSEEEVENLVAARMARKSIFERSPAPALSFVLEEATLRRPVGGTMVWRQQLEHLLGVARLRNVTLQVMPLSSGAHPGLDGRIEVVKFADGTAVGRSDGAFSGRPTSDPKHLRILELRYGTIRAQAHTPGESLAFIEQVLGET; this is translated from the coding sequence GTGGATCCGGACGACGAGTGGGGCGTCGCGGTCATCGCCACCGTCGGGCGGCAGCTGAAACTGCGGCGGGAGGCGGTGGGGATGCGGGCCGCCGAGTCCGGGACGGCGGTCGGGTACGGCGAGGACATGGTCTACAAGATCGAGGGCGGGAAGCGGATCCCTCGGCAGGACTATCTGGTCAGGGCTGATGAGGTGCTGGGGGCGGGTGGGCTGATTGCGGCGACGTGGGAGGACGTGAAGAGGGTCCGGTATCCGAAGAGCGTGCGGGCGCTTGCGGAACTGGAGGGCAAGGCGGTTGAGCTGGGGGTGTACGTCGGGCTCAGCATCCATGGGCTGTTGCAGACGCCGGAGCATGCGCGCGCATTGTTCGAGGCGTGGCAGCCGCCGTACTCGGAGGAGGAAGTGGAGAACCTGGTCGCCGCCCGTATGGCCAGGAAGTCGATCTTCGAGCGCTCTCCTGCTCCCGCGCTCAGCTTCGTCCTGGAAGAGGCGACGCTGCGTCGGCCGGTTGGAGGCACAATGGTGTGGCGTCAGCAGCTCGAACACCTGCTGGGGGTGGCTCGATTGCGTAACGTCACGCTTCAGGTGATGCCATTGAGCTCGGGAGCCCACCCTGGGCTGGATGGCAGGATCGAGGTGGTGAAGTTCGCAGACGGCACGGCCGTGGGGCGCTCCGATGGTGCGTTCAGCGGTCGGCCGACCTCTGATCCGAAGCACCTGCGGATCCTTGAGCTGCGGTATGGCACCATCCGGGCGCAGGCTCATACGCCGGGAGAGTCGCTGGCCTTCATCGAGCAAGTGCTTGGAGAAACATGA
- the rpsL gene encoding 30S ribosomal protein S12: MPTIQQLVRKGRQDKVEKNKTPALEGSPQRRGVCTRVFTTTPKKPNSALRKVARVRLTSGIEVTAYIPGEGHNLQEHSIVLVRGGRVKDLPGVRYKIIRGSLDTQGVKNRKQARSRYGAKKEK, translated from the coding sequence GTGCCTACGATCCAGCAGCTGGTCCGCAAGGGCCGGCAGGACAAGGTCGAGAAGAACAAGACGCCCGCACTCGAGGGTTCCCCTCAGCGTCGTGGCGTCTGCACGCGTGTGTTCACGACCACCCCGAAGAAGCCGAACTCGGCCCTGCGTAAGGTCGCGCGTGTGCGTCTGACCAGCGGGATCGAGGTCACCGCTTACATTCCGGGTGAGGGACACAACCTGCAGGAGCACTCCATCGTGCTCGTGCGCGGCGGCCGTGTGAAGGACCTGCCGGGTGTTCGCTACAAGATCATCCGCGGCTCGCTCGACACTCAGGGTGTCAAGAACCGCAAGCAGGCTCGCAGCCGTTACGGCGCCAAGAAGGAGAAGTAA